A genome region from Mastacembelus armatus chromosome 8, fMasArm1.2, whole genome shotgun sequence includes the following:
- the mmd gene encoding monocyte to macrophage differentiation factor isoform X1: MKRVNSFQRFMNRRASANCRYQPTCYEHAANCYTHALLIMPAFVGMALLYRLSDNRWERITAWVYGMGLCALFLVSTVFHIITWKKSHMRSVEHCFHMCDRVVIYFFIAASYTPWLNLRELGPLAAHMRWFVWLMAAAGTIYVFNYHEKYKLVELAFYLMMGFFPASVVTSMSNTEGLHELAYGGLIYCLGVFFFKSDGIIPFAHAIWHVFVALAAAVHYYAIWKYLYKAPSADTLLEL, translated from the exons ATGAAGAGGGTGAACAGCTTTCAGAG GTTTATGAACAGACGCGCCTCTGCTAACTGCCGCTACCAGCCCACCTGTTATGAGCATGCTGCAAATTGCTATACTCATGCA CTTCTCATCATGCCAGCCTTTGTGGGCATGGCGCTCCTGTACCGCCTTTCAGACAACCGCTGGGAGAGGATCACAGCCTGGGTGTACGGTATGGGCCTGTGTGCCCTCTTTCTGGTCTCCACTGTGTTTCATATCATCACCTGGAAGAAGAGTCACATGAG GTCTGTGGAACATTGTTTCCATATGTGTGACAGAGTGgtaatttatttcttcattgCTGCCTCCTACACACCTTG GTTGAACCTGCGTGAACTGGGCCCTCTGGCAGCACACATGCGTTGGTTTGTGTGGCTTATGGCTGCTGCTGGAACCATCTATGTCTTTAACTATCATGAGAA gTATAAACTTGTTGAGCTGGCCTTCTATTTGATGATGGGATTTTTTCCGGCATCAGTTGTGACGTCAATg AGCAACACTGAGGGGCTTCATGAGCTGGCCTATGGAGGGCTCATTTACTGCCTCGGTGTTTTCTTCTTCAAGAGCGATGGCATCATCCCCTTTGCCCACGCCATCTGGCACGTGTTTGTGGCGCTTGCTGCGGCCGTGCACTACTACGCCATTTGGAAATACCTCTACAAGGCTCCCAGCGCCGACACCCTGCTCGAGTTGTGA
- the mmd gene encoding monocyte to macrophage differentiation factor isoform X2, with protein sequence MNRRASANCRYQPTCYEHAANCYTHALLIMPAFVGMALLYRLSDNRWERITAWVYGMGLCALFLVSTVFHIITWKKSHMRSVEHCFHMCDRVVIYFFIAASYTPWLNLRELGPLAAHMRWFVWLMAAAGTIYVFNYHEKYKLVELAFYLMMGFFPASVVTSMSNTEGLHELAYGGLIYCLGVFFFKSDGIIPFAHAIWHVFVALAAAVHYYAIWKYLYKAPSADTLLEL encoded by the exons ATGAACAGACGCGCCTCTGCTAACTGCCGCTACCAGCCCACCTGTTATGAGCATGCTGCAAATTGCTATACTCATGCA CTTCTCATCATGCCAGCCTTTGTGGGCATGGCGCTCCTGTACCGCCTTTCAGACAACCGCTGGGAGAGGATCACAGCCTGGGTGTACGGTATGGGCCTGTGTGCCCTCTTTCTGGTCTCCACTGTGTTTCATATCATCACCTGGAAGAAGAGTCACATGAG GTCTGTGGAACATTGTTTCCATATGTGTGACAGAGTGgtaatttatttcttcattgCTGCCTCCTACACACCTTG GTTGAACCTGCGTGAACTGGGCCCTCTGGCAGCACACATGCGTTGGTTTGTGTGGCTTATGGCTGCTGCTGGAACCATCTATGTCTTTAACTATCATGAGAA gTATAAACTTGTTGAGCTGGCCTTCTATTTGATGATGGGATTTTTTCCGGCATCAGTTGTGACGTCAATg AGCAACACTGAGGGGCTTCATGAGCTGGCCTATGGAGGGCTCATTTACTGCCTCGGTGTTTTCTTCTTCAAGAGCGATGGCATCATCCCCTTTGCCCACGCCATCTGGCACGTGTTTGTGGCGCTTGCTGCGGCCGTGCACTACTACGCCATTTGGAAATACCTCTACAAGGCTCCCAGCGCCGACACCCTGCTCGAGTTGTGA